One genomic region from Blattabacterium cuenoti encodes:
- the ilvD gene encoding dihydroxy-acid dehydratase produces the protein MEKRINDFSKKITKEPNLPAAHAMLYATGMKESDFCKAQIGIVSNWYEGNPCNMHLDKLAKKIKSSVITKDLVGFQFTTIGVSDGITMGTSGMRYSLPSRELIADSIETVVDSHHYDGIIAIPGCDKNMPGVMIALLRLNRPSIIVYGGSISSGYYNGQKLDIVSSFEALGKKNTCKISETEYKNIVKNSCPGPGACGGMYTANTMASALEAMGMMLPYSSSSPSTSENKQIECEEVSTYIQKLLERRIKPKDIVTKSSIENGVKLAMCLGGSTNLVLHFLAIAKSANIDFSLKDFQRISNQVPLIGNLKPSGIFLMEDIHMYIGGIPVIIKYLLNEGILSGDCLTVTGRTLSENMKNVPNITFNQKIIHSLDKPIKKNGHIRILYGNLSPEGAIAKITGKEGTIFRGKANVFNSEEEANQAILNNQVFPGIVIVIRYVGPKGGPGMPEMLKPTSYIMGSGLGKKVALITDGRFSGGSHGFVVGHITPEAQSGGLIALVQNGDFIKIDSENNTITLEVENDEIQRRKKSWIPPSLKVKKGYLYKYTKIVSPASEGCITDQF, from the coding sequence ATGGAAAAAAGAATTAACGATTTTAGCAAAAAGATAACAAAAGAGCCTAATTTACCAGCAGCACATGCTATGTTGTATGCTACAGGAATGAAAGAATCCGATTTTTGTAAAGCTCAGATAGGAATAGTTAGCAATTGGTACGAGGGAAATCCTTGCAATATGCATTTGGATAAATTAGCAAAAAAAATAAAATCATCGGTTATAACTAAAGATTTAGTAGGATTTCAATTTACTACTATTGGAGTGAGTGATGGAATTACTATGGGGACTTCAGGAATGAGATACTCTTTACCTTCTAGAGAATTAATAGCGGATAGCATAGAAACAGTAGTTGATTCACACCATTATGATGGAATAATTGCTATTCCCGGATGCGATAAAAATATGCCGGGAGTTATGATTGCTTTACTTAGATTGAATCGTCCATCTATCATAGTGTATGGAGGAAGTATTTCTTCAGGTTATTATAATGGTCAAAAATTAGATATAGTTTCTTCTTTTGAAGCTCTAGGAAAAAAAAATACTTGCAAAATTTCAGAAACAGAGTACAAAAATATTGTCAAAAATTCTTGTCCAGGGCCAGGAGCTTGTGGAGGGATGTATACTGCAAATACCATGGCTTCTGCTTTAGAAGCTATGGGAATGATGCTTCCTTATTCTTCTTCATCTCCTTCAACAAGTGAAAATAAACAAATAGAGTGTGAAGAAGTTTCTACATACATTCAAAAACTTCTGGAAAGAAGGATCAAACCGAAAGATATAGTCACAAAGTCTTCTATAGAAAATGGAGTAAAATTAGCTATGTGTTTAGGAGGTTCTACCAATTTGGTGTTACACTTTTTAGCTATTGCCAAATCTGCAAATATTGATTTTTCTTTAAAAGATTTTCAAAGGATAAGCAATCAAGTTCCTCTTATTGGAAATTTAAAACCAAGTGGAATTTTCTTAATGGAGGATATTCATATGTATATAGGAGGCATCCCTGTTATTATAAAATATTTATTAAATGAAGGAATATTATCAGGAGATTGTCTAACAGTTACTGGAAGAACATTATCTGAAAATATGAAAAATGTTCCTAATATAACTTTTAATCAAAAAATTATTCATTCTTTAGATAAACCTATTAAAAAAAACGGACATATCAGAATTTTATATGGGAATCTTTCTCCAGAAGGAGCCATAGCTAAAATAACTGGAAAGGAAGGAACTATTTTTCGTGGGAAAGCTAATGTTTTTAATTCAGAAGAAGAAGCCAATCAAGCAATTTTAAATAATCAAGTTTTTCCTGGAATTGTAATTGTCATCAGATATGTAGGTCCGAAAGGAGGTCCTGGAATGCCAGAAATGTTAAAACCAACGTCTTATATTATGGGATCAGGACTAGGAAAAAAAGTAGCTCTTATTACAGATGGAAGATTTTCAGGAGGATCACACGGTTTTGTAGTAGGACATATTACTCCAGAAGCACAATCTGGAGGCTTAATAGCTTTGGTTCAAAATGGAGATTTTATTAAAATAGATTCGGAAAATAATACCATTACTCTTGAAGTGGAAAATGATGAAATACAAAGAAGAAAAAAATCATGGATCCCTCCTTCATTGAAAGTCAAAAAAGGATACTTATACAAGTATACAAAAATAGTATCTCCAGCTTCTGAAGGGTGCATTACAGATCAATTTTAA